Part of the Paenibacillus kyungheensis genome, TACACCGTATGATGCTATTCGGACGTATATCATGGGAGCTCTAGATGTGCTGGTTATGGAAGATATCGTTCTGGTCAAAGCAGACTCCAATCTTTGATAATTTGATGAACGAAGGAGGAGTAATCTATATGTCAGTAGTAATCAAGCCTTTTGAGATAGGTATGCTGGAAAGTTTGAAATATATCGAAAATCGAGTTAGAGAATCAGAGTCTGATTTTCCTTCTTGGGCAAACTGGGCTTATTTAAACAATCCGGAGTTAAAAAAATCAAATATGTTTGTAGCACTGATCGACAACGAATTCAAAGGGTATGGGCATTTGCTTCCCCGTCCTGCTTTTGACGATGATCCTCCGAAAGTAGCGCATACGCTTTACTTTGACTTTAATGTTCTACCAGATATACCGGAATCACGGATGGTGCTGAAGGCGCTTTACACTGCTTTGCATAAAAGAGGGCAAGAATTGCTTGCGGAATTGCCGTCTCGACAAGCCGAATGGTGCATTCAGCATTATGGCTCCGTAAAGCGGCAACTGGATTTTGTTCAAAGTCTTGGATTTAAGAAAATCGAAAGCTATATGCTTCTTGAACGTAGCTTCGAGCAGTCAGTGTCTTATAATGCGCTACCAGAAGAACTCTCTTTATTTCAGTGGGAAATGGATACTCAGCAAGACCAGAATACTTTTCTAGAGCTTGAAAAGTTATGCTTTCCGGAGGAAACACCTACGTTAGATAAATTGAGTGCATTAAAGGGATTGCCAGCGTGGAGAACGTATGCTGCTGCGGAGTCAGACGGCACCGTTGTCGGCCTGATTATGGTGCATATGGACTTAAATAGAAAAAAAGGATATATCGAC contains:
- a CDS encoding GNAT family N-acetyltransferase; translation: MSVVIKPFEIGMLESLKYIENRVRESESDFPSWANWAYLNNPELKKSNMFVALIDNEFKGYGHLLPRPAFDDDPPKVAHTLYFDFNVLPDIPESRMVLKALYTALHKRGQELLAELPSRQAEWCIQHYGSVKRQLDFVQSLGFKKIESYMLLERSFEQSVSYNALPEELSLFQWEMDTQQDQNTFLELEKLCFPEETPTLDKLSALKGLPAWRTYAAAESDGTVVGLIMVHMDLNRKKGYIDDLFTVPAYRSRGVARALLGAGIQYLSDLGSIAVQLHVSDSNLSAFRLYRQIGFEIIKEQLEFRKSFAEQE